The following coding sequences lie in one Jonesia denitrificans DSM 20603 genomic window:
- a CDS encoding IclR family transcriptional regulator, with protein sequence MPGDFSRGARGVGGGSLPRVSGKDGMKPPVESVDRALVMVLLLADAGPQGLSLTDLAAQMQLTKGSVHRVLSALRFRGFASQDVVSGRYVLGAAAAQVGAALLSADRLVSVLRPVLTAVCREVGELVHVGVVEGTSVVYVDKVEPERAVRVFSAVGARVPAARTAMGRAMIAALPVEERHVGVYAQAAGYDGVQVAWEAVRAARACGFASEVEENEAGISCVAVPVMRGGVPVAAVSVTAPSVRFDDVRRAEVGVLLRSVVGDGVSAPLSVGL encoded by the coding sequence ATGCCTGGTGATTTTTCTCGTGGTGCTCGTGGTGTTGGTGGCGGATCGTTGCCTCGTGTGTCTGGCAAGGATGGTATGAAGCCGCCGGTGGAGAGCGTGGACCGCGCTTTGGTGATGGTGTTGTTGCTCGCGGATGCTGGGCCGCAAGGGTTGTCGTTGACTGACCTTGCGGCCCAGATGCAGTTGACGAAGGGGTCGGTGCATCGGGTGTTGTCTGCGCTTCGGTTTCGTGGTTTCGCGTCCCAGGATGTGGTGTCGGGGCGTTATGTGTTGGGGGCGGCTGCGGCTCAGGTGGGGGCCGCGTTGTTGAGTGCTGACCGACTTGTGTCTGTGTTGCGGCCGGTATTGACTGCGGTGTGCCGTGAGGTCGGTGAGCTTGTCCATGTGGGCGTTGTTGAGGGGACGTCGGTGGTGTATGTGGACAAGGTTGAGCCCGAGCGGGCGGTGCGGGTGTTTTCTGCTGTGGGTGCGCGGGTTCCTGCGGCGCGGACGGCGATGGGGCGGGCGATGATTGCGGCGTTGCCGGTGGAAGAACGTCATGTTGGGGTGTATGCGCAGGCTGCGGGGTACGACGGGGTACAGGTGGCGTGGGAGGCGGTCCGGGCGGCTCGGGCGTGTGGCTTTGCTTCTGAGGTTGAGGAGAATGAGGCGGGGATTTCGTGTGTTGCGGTCCCTGTGATGCGTGGTGGTGTTCCTGTGGCTGCGGTGAGTGTGACGGCTCCGTCAGTTCGGTTTGATGATGTGCGTCGGGCTGAGGTGGGGGTGTTGTTGCGTTCCGTGGTGGGTGATGGTGTGAGCGCCCCGCTGTCTGTGGGGTTGTGA
- the galK gene encoding galactokinase gives MSDTQWIDAWSIDEGRDRVSRLFQDRFGHAPAGVWSAPGRANLIGEHTDYNGGLVFPFALLHRTFVALTPREDSLVRVVSAQEDTAWEVDLADVAPGSLSGWGTYVVGVAWALREAGYTVHGFDAAVASCVPYGAGLSSSAALEAATAVAVDAVSGLGLAGGVDAPNDEGRRVLVDACIRAENEIAGANTGGMDQAAALRAREGHLLLLDCVTNDVTHVPFALSAAGLELLVIDTRAPHQLVDGQYAQRRATCEAAAVALGVPSLRVIADRGDTMEVIAQALSVPGALVPGVEPQVAVRRVRHVLGDIERVRRVASLLEEGRTAEVGPLLTSAHVSLRDDYEVSCPELDVAVDAACDAGALGARMVGGGFGGSAIALVPHAHVQEIADAVATAFGARGFAAPGFMVAQAGAPAW, from the coding sequence TGATTGGTGAACACACAGACTACAACGGTGGTTTGGTGTTTCCCTTTGCGTTGTTACACCGGACGTTTGTGGCGTTGACGCCGCGTGAGGACTCTCTTGTTCGGGTGGTGTCGGCGCAGGAGGATACGGCGTGGGAAGTTGACCTCGCTGATGTCGCCCCTGGTTCCCTGTCGGGGTGGGGGACATATGTTGTGGGGGTTGCCTGGGCGCTTCGTGAGGCAGGGTATACGGTGCACGGCTTTGATGCGGCGGTGGCGTCGTGTGTTCCTTATGGTGCCGGGTTGTCGTCCTCAGCGGCGTTGGAAGCTGCCACTGCAGTTGCGGTGGATGCTGTGTCTGGTCTTGGGCTAGCTGGTGGTGTGGATGCCCCCAATGATGAGGGGCGGCGCGTGTTGGTTGACGCGTGTATTCGTGCGGAGAATGAGATTGCTGGCGCGAATACTGGGGGCATGGATCAGGCTGCGGCGTTGCGGGCGCGTGAGGGTCACTTGTTGCTGTTGGATTGCGTGACAAACGATGTGACACATGTTCCGTTTGCGCTGTCTGCGGCTGGGCTTGAGCTTCTTGTTATCGATACGCGTGCCCCGCATCAGTTGGTGGATGGCCAGTATGCGCAGCGTCGTGCGACGTGTGAGGCGGCTGCGGTTGCACTGGGTGTGCCTTCGTTACGTGTGATTGCCGACCGTGGGGACACGATGGAGGTGATAGCGCAAGCGCTGTCGGTTCCTGGTGCGTTAGTGCCAGGGGTGGAACCGCAGGTTGCGGTGCGTCGGGTGCGGCATGTGTTGGGCGATATTGAGCGGGTGCGTCGGGTGGCGTCACTACTTGAGGAGGGGCGCACTGCTGAGGTGGGTCCACTGTTGACGTCTGCGCATGTGTCACTTCGTGATGACTATGAGGTGTCGTGCCCTGAGCTTGATGTGGCCGTGGATGCTGCCTGTGATGCGGGTGCGTTGGGTGCTCGCATGGTGGGTGGCGGTTTTGGTGGTTCTGCTATTGCGTTGGTTCCCCATGCGCACGTGCAGGAGATTGCCGATGCGGTGGCGACTGCTTTTGGGGCGCGTGGTTTCGCTGCACCTGGTTTTATGGTGGCGCAGGCTGGCGCGCCGGCGTGGTGA